Proteins found in one Oncorhynchus keta strain PuntledgeMale-10-30-2019 chromosome 2, Oket_V2, whole genome shotgun sequence genomic segment:
- the csrp3 gene encoding cysteine and glycine-rich protein 3: MPNWGGGAKCAACEKTVYHAEEIQCNGRSFHKTCFICMACRKGLDSTTVAAHESEIYCKSCYGKKYGPKGYGYGQGAGALSSDPPGQNLDMQSQDSKPRPTSTNSNSSKFAHRFGSSDCCQRCSKAVYAAEKIMGAGKPWHKTCFRCLLCGKSLESTTVTDKDGELYCKVCYAKNFGPKGKGLGNMGMVEDGE; encoded by the exons ATGCCAAACTGGGGCGGCGGGGCCAAGTGTGCGGCCTGTGAAAAGACTGTGTACCACGCTGAGGAGATCCAATGCAACGGGAGGAGCTTCCACAAGACCTGCTTCATCTGCA TGGCCTGCAGGAAAGGACTGGACAGTACAACAGTCGCAGCGCATGAGTCAGAGATCTACTGCAAGTCCTGCTACGGCAAGAAGTATGGGCCAAAAGGCTACGGGTACGGCCAGGGAGCTGGAGCCCTAAGCTCAGACCCCCCTGGACAGAACCTGGACATGCAATCTCAAGA CTCAAAGCCTCGCCCCACATCCACAAACTCCAACTCCAGTAAGTTTGCGCATAGGTTTGGAAGTTCAGATTGCTGCCAAAGATGTTCGAAGGCTGTCTACGCAGCAGAGAAGATCATGGGGGCAGGAAAG CCTTGGCATAAAACCTGCTTCCGCTGTTTGCTGTGTGGGAAGAGCCTGGAGTCTACCACAGTGACAGACAAGGATGGGGAACTCTACTGTAAAG TTTGCTACGCCAAGAACTTCGGGCCGAAAGGAAAAGGGCTGGGGAACATGGGAATGGTGGAAGATGGAGAATGA